Sequence from the Caballeronia sp. SL2Y3 genome:
AAGCTCGACCGGACCGGCCGCTGCTTGCGCCGGTCCGTTCTCTTATTCATTCATGGTCGCGTGAAGCGGGCATATCCGGCTCCGAACGGGCAAGCTCGACGGCGCGCAGCCGTGCATCTCCAATCCGCGAGTGCCGACGCTTAACGCGCTGTCGCCGGCTGCGGCGCTTACCGCCGCGGTCTGTCAGGTGAACGGCAGCAACGGCGCAGCCGGATGACGCACAATGTTCTCGGTGTGCGGACGCAAAACGCTCGCGCTTCGATCCGCTTTAATTCGTCTACCTAACGATATGATTGCTTGGCCTTCGCAGGCACAACGCCGCGTGCGCCCGCAGCACAGAATGACTATCGCAAACTGCGCGACGTTACTTGTTGCATCGTGGCGGTTGCGTCCGAATCGGGGACGCTTTACCGTTGCTCACACGTCGCGACGCGTCCGAACCGAAGACGCGCCGACCGAGCACTGACGCTCCCGAAAACGCTCACCGCAGACCGATCCCGTAACTCCTCACCTTTACCTAACCCGCCACCATGAGCCTGACCGCCCCCGCCTCGCATCCCGAGCATCTACCGCCGCAGGGCCTCACGCCCACGCGCGAGCAAATCATCCGGAATCTGCGGCACGCGAGCGCCGTCGCCGAGCGCGCGACCTTGCTCGGGCATCATCCGTTCGGCGCGATTCTCGTCGGCCCCGATCAGGAAAGCGTGCTGATGGAGCAAGGCAACGTCGATACCGTCAACCACGCGGAATCGGTGCTCGCGCGCGTCGCGGCGCTCAACTTCACGGCGGACTATCTGTGGAGCTGCACGCTGTACACATCGGTCGAGCCGTGCTGCATGTGCGCCGGAACGGCCTACTGGGCCAACATCGGACGCGTGGTCTACGGGCTCACCGAAGAGCGTCTGCTCGAAGCCACCGGCAATCACGCGGAGAATCCGACGATGAGCGTCTCGTCGCGTTATGTCTTCGACCATTGCCAGAAGCGGGTCGAGCTGATCGGCCCGATCGCCGAAGTCGAGGAAGAAGTCTTGCGCGTGCAGCGGGCCTTCTGGTCTGCGCGATAAACGGCGCGCCGCTAGATCACATTGAGCATCGCAAGCGCCGTCTCCTGCAACGGCTGCAATACGCGGGCGAGCGCGGCCTCGCTCGTCTCTTTCCCGATCGGCATGTTCACGGACAGCGCCGCGACCACTTGTCCATGCCGGTTCTTGATCGGCACCGCGACGCCACGCACGCCCACTTGCAACTGCTGCTCGAACGCCACGTAGCCGTCCGCGCGCGCCTGCCGAATCTTGTCGTAGAGCGCCTCTTTGTCCGTGATGGTGAGCGGCGTGAACGGCCTGAACTCCGTTGCGTCGAGCCATGCGCGCACCGCGTCCTCGTCCGTCCTGTAGGCGAGCATCACGAGTCCGGCCGACATCAACGCAGCCGGCACGCGCGCGCCCAGCACGAAGCCGGTGGTCATCACGCGCGAGGCGCCGTTGCGCGCGATGATGACGAGATCCCATTCGTCCAGCACGCTGACATACACGTTTTCATGGATCAACGCGCTCAGGTGCTGCAAATACGGCTGGACGATGCGCGGCAGCCGCGCCGAGTCGAAGTACGACCAACCGACGCGCAGCACGCGCGGCGTCAGATTGAAGAGCTTGCCGTCGGTCTGGACATAACCGAGATGCGCGAGCGTGAGCAGATACCGGCGCGCCGCGGTGCGCGTGATGCCGGTGCGCACGGCCGCCTGCGTCGGGGTCATGCGCGCGTGCTGGTCGTCGAACGCTTCGAGGATCGCCAACCCCTTCTCCAGCCCGGCGATCCAGTCGCGCTTGTCCAGTGGCGGTTTAGTCATATGCGGTTCGAGCCTCAGCTAGTGCTAACCCCCAAAGCGGCCGATTATCGAACGCGTGCGTGCGATAATCGCGCAAACTTTATCACAAATCGTTGCCCGCTCGTGGCTGCGCTCTTATGCTCGTTTCACTCGTAAGGGACATGCTCGCGAGCCTGGCTCGATTGCCACGCCGCCCGACCACGCGGCGGCGCGAATCGGCAGAAAAACGCAGGGAAGAAGAAGGCACAGGCGCAGCAGAACCACTCGTTAAACCATTATTCGGAGACACTTCTATGGCTAGCCTTAAGGAAGAGGCGCACGGCGGCCGCCAGGCGAAAAAAGCGACGGCGAGCGGCTGGATCGGCTCGGCGCTCGAGTACTACGATTTCTTCATCTACGCGCAGGCGGCCGCGCTCATCTTTCCGCAGTTGTTCTTCCCGTCGGGCAATCCGAAGGTAGCGATCGTCGCATCGCTCGCGACGTATGGCGTAGGTTATGTGGCGCGGCCGATCGGCGCGTTCGTGCTCGGGCATCTGGGCGACACGCACGGCCGCAAGAACGTGCTGCTCACCTGCATGTTCCTGATGGGCTTCTCGACGATGGCGGTCGGTCTCTTGCCGACGTATCACAGCGTCGGCATGCTGGCGCCCGCGCTGCTCGTCGTGTTGCGGCTGATCCAAGGCTTCGCGGTGGCCGGCGAAATTTCCGGCGCAAGCTCGATGATTCTGGAGCACGCACCGTTCGGCCGGCGCGGCTACTACGCGAGCTTTACGCTTCAAGGCGTGCAGGCCGGCCAGATCCTCGCGGCTGCCGTGTTCCTGCCGCTCGCTGCGTTCATGCCCGAGCCGATGTTCAATTCGTGGGGCTGGCGCGTGCCGTTCCTGCTGTCGGCGCTGGTGCTGGTCGCGGGCTACATCATCCGCCGCGAAGTGCACGAAACGCCCGCGTTCTCAGCGGAAGGCGCGCACGGTGAGCTGCCGAAATCGCCGATCAAGGAGGCCTTCGCCAACAGCACGCCCGACATGATCCGCGTCGTCTGCATGGCGCTCATGAACGTGATCCCGGTCGTCGCGACCATCTTCGGCGCGGCCTATGCGGTGCAGGCGTCGTACGGCATCGGCTTCCAGAAGAGCGTGTATCTGTGGATCCCGGTCATGGGCAACATTCTCGCGGTGCTGGTGATTCCGTTCGTCGGCAACCTGTCCGACAAGATCGGCCGCCGCATGCCGATGATCGTCGGTTCGCTGCTCGCGGGTCTCTTGTCGTTCGCGTATCTGTATGCCATCAGCATTCGCAACGTGCCGCTCGCCATCGTCATGTCGCTCTTGATGTGGGGCGTCGTGTATCAGGGCTATAACGCGATCTTCCCGAGCTTCTTCCCCGAGCTGTTCCCGACGCGTTCACGTGTGTCGGCCATGGCGATCGCGCAGAACATCGGCACCACGATCACCGCGCTGCTGCCCGCGCTGTTCGCGGCGGTCGCGCCGCCGGGATCGGCCAACATTCCGCTCACGGTCGGCGCGCTGGCGTTCGGCGTGACGATCATCGCGGCGATTGCGGCGTGGTCGGCGCGCGAGACGTATCGCGTGCGTCTGGACGACCTCGGCAAGAAAGACGCCGTGCCGATGACCGAGCAGGAATACGAACGCATGCGCGCCGATTCGATGGCCGTCGAGAAAGTGGCCAAGGCTCACGCCTGAACGCAACACGCGTGCGTTTCATGGGGCCCTTCGGGGCCCTTTTTGTTGCTTCGCGATAACATGCGAGCCACTTCTTGCATGACGCGGAGGCATGAATGGCGGGGTTCAACGAGCGCATCCTGAACGGCATCAGCGTGTTCGCTGCGATCGTCGATGCGGGCACGTTCGCAGCAGCCGGCGAGAAGCTCGGCATGTCGCAGCCGGGCGTGAGCCGCGCCATCGCGCGTCTGGAAGCGCGCCTGAAGATACGCCTGTTCGACCGCACGACGCGCACGGTCTCGCTTACCGACGACGGCCGCCGGTTCTTCGAACAGGTCATGCCGCATCTCGTCGGCCTCGAAGAAGCGGCGGCCACCGCGTCCGGCAGCGCCACGGCGGTGCGCGGGCGGCTGCGCGTGAACGTGGACCCGATCTTCTCGCGGCTCGTGCTCGGCCCGAAGCTCGAAGCGTTCATGGAAGCGCATCCCGAGCTCGAACTCGAGTTGCTCACGCGCGACCGGCTGGGCGACATGATCGCCGACGGCTTCGATCTCGCCGTGCGCTTCGGCGAGCCGCGCGATTCGAGTCTCGTCGCGCGCAAGCTGCTCGATACGCCGGTGCGCACGGTGGCCGCGCCTTCATATATCGCGCGCTGCGGGCGGCCCGCGACGCCGCAGGCGCTCGCGAGCGGCGCGCACACGTGCATCGAATTCCGCGATCCCGAAACGGGGCGGCCGTTTCCGTGGGAGTTTCATCGAAAAAAGAAGCGGCTGACGGTCGAGACGCGCGGGCATCTGACGCTGAACGATCCCGGCACCATGCTGAGCGCGTGCCTGTCGGGATACGGCATCGCGCAGATACTCGAACTCGGTCACGCGCATCTGCTGGCGGAGGGCGCGCTGATCGACCTGTTTCCGGACTGGCCCGACGAGCGCTTTCCGCTCTATGCGTTTCATCCGTCGCGGCATCACCCGCCGGCCAAGACGCGGGCGTTTCTCGACATGGTGATTGCGCTGACCGGGGCGGAGACAGGCGGCTGATTTCGGTGCGAGGCGTTTATCGAAGTGGCTCTGATCGCGCCGCGTGGTCAGCGCGCGCAGGCATCGGGCCGCGCTTTTGCGCCGCGACGCTCGGGCGGCACCTTGCAATTGTCGACGCGTTGCTCGTCGCTGGCTTTGTCGCCGAGACGTTCTTTCAGCGTCTTAGGCTCTGAGGCGGCGGACGCGCCGGCGGCATCGTCGGCATATGAACTCTGCGTCGACGCAAAGACGAGCACCAGCAAAGCAACATGAAACCAGCGGTTGAACATGATCGAGCCTCGTCAAAGCTCAGAGCGTCACCGCATCGCCACGGCAGCGCACTCCGTTGCTTGCTCTTTCATTTCGACGCCGCGCAAGCCGCGCACCGACACCGCGAGCCCGCCCGCGCCCGCGCGGTTTTCGACAGTCAAGGCCGCCTGATGCCGCTGCGCCACGCGCGACGCAATGGCAAGCCCGAGTCCGCTGCCCTGCCCGTGCGTCCCCGCGCCGCGATAGAACCGGTCGCACGCGCGCTCGATCTCGTCGGGCGGAATGCCGGGGCCCGTATCCAGAACCGTCAGCGCGATGCCGTTCGACTCGCGGCGCAGCGTCACATCGACGCGTCCACCTGGCGGCGTGTGGCGGATCGCGTTATCGAGCAGATTGTTGAGCAGCACGGCGAGCGCATGCGTGTCGCCGAGAATCGCGAACGCGTCGTGCTCGCTGCGTGCATCTTCCAGTTCGAGGCCGAGGTCGATCGACTTGGCCTCGGCGATCAGCGAGAAGTCCGACACGCGCGTTTCGCATAGCATGCGCAGGCTCATCGGCGCGATGGCCGCTTCGCGTGCCGCGTCCTCGCGCGCCATGCTGAGCAACTGCTGCGCAAGATGAATCAGCCGGTTCAGTCGTCCGTCTATCTTGCCGACCGTCGCTTCGTCCACTTTCAGCGAGCCGTCGCTGATGGCGCCTTGTATCTGCAATTTGAGCGCGGTGAGCGGCGTGCGCAGTTCGTGGGCGGCATCCGCGATGAACGTGCGCTGCGCCTCCGACGCCTCGTTGAGACGCGTCAGCAGGCCGTTCAGCGCATCGACGAGCGGACGCAGTTCGACGGGCGTGCGCGCGGCGAGCGACACGGGCGCGACCGATTCCGGCGAACGCGCGGCGAGCGACCGCGAGAGCCAGCGCACCGGCGCAAGACCGCGCGCCACGACCACGAGCACGATCACCACGATGACCGGTATCAAGAGCGCGAGCGGCCAGATGGTGCGCAGCGCGAGCGAAATGGCCATGTCCTCGCGCACGAAGTACGGCTGCGCCACCTGCACGAAGCGATCCGGCAAGGTCATGCCGAACGCACGCCAGCGGTAGCCTTCGCGCTCGGCGGACTGAAAGCCGTCGCCGAAGCGCGGCAGCGCGGGTTCATGCGGCGAGTGATAGATGAGCCGCCCGGTCTTGTCCCAGATGTCGATGACCAGCCGGTCGTCGGCGATGCCTACGAGGTCGTGGCTGCGTCCTTCCGCGACATCGGCGGCGGTGATGTTGCCCGGCAGCGAGACGGCAACGGTGCGCAGCTCGTAGTCGAAGAGTTCGCCCGCCTCCAGCTGCGCCATGTGGAAGATGCCGTAGCCTGCGAGCAGACACGCCGCGGCGAGTCCGCAGATGAGCCAGCCGAGCAGCCAGCGCCGGATGGAGTTCATCCGATCCTCTTCAGCCGATAACCCACGCCGCGCACGGTCACGATCTGCTCGGCGCCGATCTTGCGCCGCAGGCTATGCACGTGGACTTCGATTGCGTTGCTGCCCACTTCCTCGCCCCATCCATAGAGTTTCTCTTCCAGCTCCGAGCGGCGGAACACACGCGACGGCTCCTCGATCAACGCCTGAAGCAGCGCGAATTCGCGCGGCACGAGATTCAGCGCGACGCCGTCCTTAGAGGCTTCGTGCGCGGCCGGATCGAGCGACAAGTCGCCGTGCGCGTAGACGAGCTGCGTATGACCCGTGCGGCGGCGCAGCAGCGCGCGCACGCGGGCGGCGAGTTCATCGAGATCGAAGGGCTTGAGCAGATAGTCGTCCGCGCCGGCGTCGAGGCCGCGGATGCGGTCGTCCACCGCGTCGCGCGCCGTGAGAATCATGACGGGCGCATGGCCGCCGTTCTTGCGGTAGACGCCGAGCACATCGAGGCCGTCGCGCTTCGGCAAGGTGAGATCCAGCAACACGAGGTCGTAGACGTCATTGCCGAGCGACAATTCGGCCGCGCGGCCATCCTGCGCCCAATCCACGGTGTAGCTGGAGCGGCGCAACGCGGCCAGCACCGTCTCGGCGATCATTTCGTCGTCCTCTACCAAAAGCAGGCGCATGCCCTTCCCCAAGCTTTGACGTGGCGGCCATTCTCCTTGCGTCTTGCTTAAGCGCCACTTAACGCCCGGCACGCCGAGCTTAAGCATCGCATAAGCAACCAGCCCGCACTATACCGCCAGGCGCGCCGCAGACCGCGCGCGCATGCGGTGCTGGTCGCGCTGATACGCGTCGACGACGCATCGGACGACGCATCGCGAGGCTCGCATTCGACGCTGCGGACAGACCGTGCGCGGCCCTTCTCCATCAAGACGATGCGCATGGCTGGCTCGTCCCGCCGCATCTCGAACTGCATTCCGCCGAAAGCCGTCGTTGCCGCGCGCTTTCGTCGAGAAGTCCACGCGGTCGGGCGTGACTCGGAACTCGCCCGGTCCGGTTCGAGCCCGGCTCATGGCCGGGCTCTTTTTTTGCCCGGCGGGCGCTCGGGCCGGCGTTAAGGTGAGGGTTTTCGGGAATAAGGTGGAAGAACCGCCTGTCGGCGGGCTTCTGCGCGTGGCTCAGGTGAGGGTTTTCGGGAGCAGCCTGCTCCCTTGTTTCCGACTGCGGCGCATTAGAACTTCACGCGAAGCTGAAACCCGATCGTGAACGGAAGATCGCTGGACGGAATCGGCGGGATCAGGATGAAGTTCGCGCCGACGCGCTTGTAAGCCACCATCACCAGCGGCGCGGCCACGGGGCCGACCATGTGATCGTGCCCGATGCCCCAGCGGCCGTAGTCGTAGCCCGAGATCAGACCGCCCATCGCGGCGAGCCGTACGAAGCCCCAATGGAGAAATTCGGGCGCCCAGACGCCGCCGCCATAAAACGACGGTTTCGACAGCGAGTTGCGGAAATAGCCGCCGGTCACGGCCCATTGCGGCGCGAGCCAACATTCCGCGCCGATTCCCGGATTGAATTGCTCGAAGTGCTTGTCCGGATGGAAGTGATGCGAGCCGATCATGGCGTCGATCCATAGTCCGTCGTCGCACCATGCGGCTTGCGCGGGCGTGGAAGAGACGGCGGCTGACACGATCAGCAGGATGACAGCAAGCCATCGAAAGCGAAGCGGGTAAAAGCGGTGCCGCCAGAAGCGCATGTTTTATCCGCCATCGCACGTGGCCATGGCGCCTTTTTTGAGATGAGAATCGACGCGAACTCTACCTGAATCGCGTAATTTTCGTTTGCGCGGACGAAATCGGCGTGACGGCCGTTGTATTTCTAATTGTCGTCTGCCTGATTGTTCATTCTTTCTGGAGTCAGTCCGTGATGAAGGCTGCGAGGCACTATCTGGAATTGGTCTGCTCGGTCGCATTGTTATGCGGATGTACGGCCTTGGATGTCGTGACGCACCACGTTTCGGGGAACGAAGCCAGCGTGCCGGCCGGGCAGTACGAACTCGACGCGCATCACTGGAATGTGAGCTTCGACGTCGATCACTTTGATTATTCGCGATTCGTCATCCGCTTCGACAAGGTATCGGCGCGCCTTGACTGGAACGCCAGCGGAATGGCGGCGAGCCGGGTTCAGGTGACCATCGACGCGTCGAGCGTCGACACGAACGTGCCCCTCCTCGACCGGATGGTGAAAGGGCCCGACATGTTCGACGCAGCGCGGTATCCGAACATCGCTTTTCAGAGCACGGCATTCGAGCGTACGGGCGATGACACCGGCACACTCACCGGCGACCTGACGATTCGCGGCGTGACACGCCCGGTCAAGCTAAACGTCACGTTCAACGGCCACGCGGTGAACCCGCTGACGAAACAGGAAACGCTCGGCTTTTCCGCCGACGGGCATTTCAGCCGCGCGGCGTTCGGCCTGACGACATGGTTCCCCGCCGTCGGCGACGATGTGCACGTCGCCATTCAAGCGGAGTTCGGAAAGCTGAAGGAATAGCTCCGGGTCAGGCCGCAGTCCAGTCGAGCACGACTTTGCCGCTGTTGCCGGAGAGCATCGTCGCGAACGCCTGCTCGTAATCGTCGACGGCGAATGTGTGCGTGAGGATCGGCGAAAGATCGAGTCCGCTCTGCAGCATCGCCACCATCTTGTACCAGGTCTCGAACATCTCGCGGCCATAGATGCCTTTGATCTCC
This genomic interval carries:
- a CDS encoding nucleoside deaminase translates to MSLTAPASHPEHLPPQGLTPTREQIIRNLRHASAVAERATLLGHHPFGAILVGPDQESVLMEQGNVDTVNHAESVLARVAALNFTADYLWSCTLYTSVEPCCMCAGTAYWANIGRVVYGLTEERLLEATGNHAENPTMSVSSRYVFDHCQKRVELIGPIAEVEEEVLRVQRAFWSAR
- a CDS encoding IclR family transcriptional regulator C-terminal domain-containing protein, coding for MTKPPLDKRDWIAGLEKGLAILEAFDDQHARMTPTQAAVRTGITRTAARRYLLTLAHLGYVQTDGKLFNLTPRVLRVGWSYFDSARLPRIVQPYLQHLSALIHENVYVSVLDEWDLVIIARNGASRVMTTGFVLGARVPAALMSAGLVMLAYRTDEDAVRAWLDATEFRPFTPLTITDKEALYDKIRQARADGYVAFEQQLQVGVRGVAVPIKNRHGQVVAALSVNMPIGKETSEAALARVLQPLQETALAMLNVI
- a CDS encoding MFS transporter, with product MASLKEEAHGGRQAKKATASGWIGSALEYYDFFIYAQAAALIFPQLFFPSGNPKVAIVASLATYGVGYVARPIGAFVLGHLGDTHGRKNVLLTCMFLMGFSTMAVGLLPTYHSVGMLAPALLVVLRLIQGFAVAGEISGASSMILEHAPFGRRGYYASFTLQGVQAGQILAAAVFLPLAAFMPEPMFNSWGWRVPFLLSALVLVAGYIIRREVHETPAFSAEGAHGELPKSPIKEAFANSTPDMIRVVCMALMNVIPVVATIFGAAYAVQASYGIGFQKSVYLWIPVMGNILAVLVIPFVGNLSDKIGRRMPMIVGSLLAGLLSFAYLYAISIRNVPLAIVMSLLMWGVVYQGYNAIFPSFFPELFPTRSRVSAMAIAQNIGTTITALLPALFAAVAPPGSANIPLTVGALAFGVTIIAAIAAWSARETYRVRLDDLGKKDAVPMTEQEYERMRADSMAVEKVAKAHA
- a CDS encoding LysR family transcriptional regulator codes for the protein MAGFNERILNGISVFAAIVDAGTFAAAGEKLGMSQPGVSRAIARLEARLKIRLFDRTTRTVSLTDDGRRFFEQVMPHLVGLEEAAATASGSATAVRGRLRVNVDPIFSRLVLGPKLEAFMEAHPELELELLTRDRLGDMIADGFDLAVRFGEPRDSSLVARKLLDTPVRTVAAPSYIARCGRPATPQALASGAHTCIEFRDPETGRPFPWEFHRKKKRLTVETRGHLTLNDPGTMLSACLSGYGIAQILELGHAHLLAEGALIDLFPDWPDERFPLYAFHPSRHHPPAKTRAFLDMVIALTGAETGG
- a CDS encoding ATP-binding protein; the protein is MNSIRRWLLGWLICGLAAACLLAGYGIFHMAQLEAGELFDYELRTVAVSLPGNITAADVAEGRSHDLVGIADDRLVIDIWDKTGRLIYHSPHEPALPRFGDGFQSAEREGYRWRAFGMTLPDRFVQVAQPYFVREDMAISLALRTIWPLALLIPVIVVIVLVVVARGLAPVRWLSRSLAARSPESVAPVSLAARTPVELRPLVDALNGLLTRLNEASEAQRTFIADAAHELRTPLTALKLQIQGAISDGSLKVDEATVGKIDGRLNRLIHLAQQLLSMAREDAAREAAIAPMSLRMLCETRVSDFSLIAEAKSIDLGLELEDARSEHDAFAILGDTHALAVLLNNLLDNAIRHTPPGGRVDVTLRRESNGIALTVLDTGPGIPPDEIERACDRFYRGAGTHGQGSGLGLAIASRVAQRHQAALTVENRAGAGGLAVSVRGLRGVEMKEQATECAAVAMR
- a CDS encoding response regulator — its product is MRLLLVEDDEMIAETVLAALRRSSYTVDWAQDGRAAELSLGNDVYDLVLLDLTLPKRDGLDVLGVYRKNGGHAPVMILTARDAVDDRIRGLDAGADDYLLKPFDLDELAARVRALLRRRTGHTQLVYAHGDLSLDPAAHEASKDGVALNLVPREFALLQALIEEPSRVFRRSELEEKLYGWGEEVGSNAIEVHVHSLRRKIGAEQIVTVRGVGYRLKRIG
- a CDS encoding YceI family protein encodes the protein MKAARHYLELVCSVALLCGCTALDVVTHHVSGNEASVPAGQYELDAHHWNVSFDVDHFDYSRFVIRFDKVSARLDWNASGMAASRVQVTIDASSVDTNVPLLDRMVKGPDMFDAARYPNIAFQSTAFERTGDDTGTLTGDLTIRGVTRPVKLNVTFNGHAVNPLTKQETLGFSADGHFSRAAFGLTTWFPAVGDDVHVAIQAEFGKLKE